Proteins encoded together in one Pseudomonadota bacterium window:
- the rimP gene encoding ribosome maturation factor RimP has protein sequence MGQRGALERLFEPAARALGYELVGVEHIVGKARSLVRVYIDSEMGITLHDCERVSRQLGGILDVEDPLRGAYTLEVSSPGLDRPLYHLEHYARFMGRRVRMELKQPMAGRRRFVGLVAAVEGDDVRISEDGRDYAIPFVMIHRARLVPEVPFFTRLRRQRGRMV, from the coding sequence ATGGGTCAACGAGGGGCACTGGAACGATTGTTCGAGCCCGCGGCGCGGGCGCTGGGTTACGAGCTCGTCGGTGTGGAGCACATCGTCGGCAAGGCGCGGTCGCTTGTGCGGGTTTATATCGACAGCGAGATGGGTATCACATTGCACGATTGCGAGCGAGTGAGCCGGCAACTCGGCGGGATCCTGGATGTCGAGGATCCGTTGCGGGGCGCCTATACCCTGGAGGTATCGTCGCCGGGGCTCGACCGACCCTTGTACCACTTGGAGCACTACGCGCGGTTCATGGGCCGGAGGGTACGCATGGAACTGAAACAGCCCATGGCCGGCCGCCGGCGCTTCGTGGGGCTCGTCGCGGCCGTGGAGGGAGACGATGTGCGTATCAGCGAGGACGGTCGCGACTATGCGATCCCGTTTGTCATGATCCACAGGGCCCGCCTGGTGCCCGAGGTGCCGTTTTTTACGAGATTGCGCAGGCAGCGCGGACGGATGGTATGA